In Mytilus edulis chromosome 4, xbMytEdul2.2, whole genome shotgun sequence, the following proteins share a genomic window:
- the LOC139521456 gene encoding netrin receptor unc-40-like has product MTLSDDNTNTKIRLYNIFVKADTANGIVSNPTSINYIHPPTHPSAPPSNIHASVQGTTSLTITWDALGVLTKNGDIWGYQIYYRGPGLTGTKRATILGEDNRQYTITGLMPDSTYQFVVRVVNDVGAGPYSAFIPINTAPLLHIMQKK; this is encoded by the exons atgactttatcagatgacaatactaatactaaaataaggctt tataatatATTTGTCAAGGCTGATACGGCAAACGGGATAGTATCAAATCCGACTTCTATTAATTATATACACCCACCCACTC ATCCTAGTGCTCCACCCAGTAATATTCATGCATCTGTACAAGGAACAACATCTTTAACAATTACCTGGGATGCATTAGGTGTTTTGACAAAAAACGGAGACATTTGGGGATACCA GATCTATTATAGAGGTCCAGGGCTTACAGGGACGAAAAGAGCAACCATCCTTGGTGAAGATAATCGTCAATATACTATAACTGGTCTGATGCCAGATAGTACATACCAGTTTGTTGTACGAGTCGTTAATGATGTTGGAGCTGGTCCATACAGTGCATTCATACCTATCAACACAGCACCCCTGTTAC ATATTATGCAGAAAAAATGA